The following DNA comes from Bos indicus x Bos taurus breed Angus x Brahman F1 hybrid chromosome 22, Bos_hybrid_MaternalHap_v2.0, whole genome shotgun sequence.
TTGGCCTGGAGGAAGCTTCTAGCATGACTGGCGAATCCTCAGTGTCCCCACCCCACAGAGCTCCAGGCCCGGCACGGTCTCCGGACCTTCAGGCTGGAGAGGACCTGCTGCTATGAAGCGCTGCTGCTCGATGAGGAACGTGGGCGCCTGTTTGTGGGCGCCGAGAACCACGTGGCCTCCCTCAGCCTGGACAACATTAGCAAGAGGGCCAAGAAGGTGCCAgaaaccccaccaccacccagccTCAGCACCAGCCCCCCAGGAAAGAGCCCCGGGGAGGTTGGGTCCCCTGAGTGGACACCCTCAGCTTAGAGACCGGGCCCTGTGTTcgcccttccccaccctccccataGCTGGCCTGGCCGGCCCGTGTGGAATGGCGAGAGGAGTGCAACTGGGCCGGGAAGGACATTGGCGTGAGTGTTGGCTGCCCGGGTGGGAGTGGGGCGGGTCAGCCCCTCACTCTAGCGATGGGCAGTGCTGAAACAGAGGGCCGCCTGTTCTGgctgggattgggggcaagagggtCGAGGTGGCTGAAGTCCGGAGGTAGTGAGTCAGGGTGGGGGGCTCATGTGATTCTTCTTGGGGGCCTCTGAGTCACGGGAGACAATGCAGGCCTCTGCTTCTCCATGAACCCATtctggggagaggtgggagggcCGGGCTTGTCACCAAGGGCACCCGGGTCCGTGTCGCCCACGTTAGTACTTGCCTGGGCTGATGCACCGAAGAAGAAGGGGTGGGGGCACCGCTGGCGAGCGGGGACCCCTTCAGGCCACCTCCCTGAGGGAGGCCTCCTTGTTCCTGACCCTGCCTGCCTGCGTGCTAGACTGAGTGCATGAACTTCGTGAAGTTGCTCCATGCCTACAACCATACCCACTTGCTGGCCTGTGGCACAGGGGCCTTCCACCCAATCTGTGCGTTTGTGGAGGTGGGCCAGCGGCTGGAGGTAAGGCTGGAGCTGGTCAGGGAGGGAGGTAGGGAGagtaaggaaggaggaagggcctGTACTAGTAACTCCCTGCTGCCTCTCAGGAGCCCATGCTCCGGCTGGACCCTCGAAGGCTGGAGGATGGCAAGGGCAAGAGTCCTTATGACCCCAGGCATCGGGCTGCCTCCGTGCTGGTGGGTGAGTCCAAAGGCTGGGACCCCAGGAGAGCTCCTGGAACCTGCACCACCCCCCCAGAGACTCTAGCATCTTGTAAAGTCCCAAGACCCTCCCTAGAGTCCCAGGGATTCCCCATAGCCTCACTGATTCCCCAAGAGCCCCCAGAGGTCTCCCAACCTGCCATAGGAACCTTTGGCTTTGCTCAGCAGCCTTGCCGTATCTACAGGGGAAGAACTGTACTCGGGGGTAGCTGCGGACCTCATGGGCCGGGACTTCACCATCTTCCGCAGCCTGGGCCAGCGTCCAAGTCTCCGGACAGAGCCGCACGACTCCCGCTGGCTCAACGGTgaaaggctgggggtggggactgTTGGGAGGGAGCTCTCATCTCCAACAGAGCAGGTGCTGAGTAAGGCACCTGCTTTCCAGATGCCTATCCTGGGTCAAGCCCTGCGCTGGGCACTGGGTCAGAGGGCGAGACCAGATAGGTGTGACCCAGGCCCTCTTTGAGTTCAGACCTCAGAACGAATGCACGATAAGCTCAGTTCCAATGGCCAGGAGCTACAGTGAGAGAacagagaaggggagaggagacgaggtgggagtggtggtggtggcagtgggaGGGCTGGGGACAGGAAGCCACTCTGCTGAAAAGAGGAATGAGCTAATTCCCAGAACACAGCAGGATTtcgggaagagcattccaggcagagggaatgatGAGTGCAAAGGCCCCGGGGACAGGAACAAGCCAAGGAACAGACTCATGAAGGGAGCAATGATAAGGGGCCTGCCCTATGAGGAAAGGGTAGGGCTAGAGTACCTTATTCTGAGTGAGGGGACCCAGCGGAGTATTTGAAGCAGGAGTCAGGGCATCTACTTCCCGCTACAGAGGAAGATTCATAAGTGAAGGCAAAACCCAGATACCCAGGATCGCTCCTTTCTTGGTGCACTGGCATGGAGAACTGCCAGGGGAGGGGTGAGAGGCCCGCCACTGGCCAAGGTCACCTGCCTGTGAGCCCAGGTAGCCACGGTCTCTGCTGCCCTCTCGTGGCTGCTTCTTGACTCACAGGCCCTCATCTTGATCCTGTCCTGGGGAGCCCGTCGAACTTGCTTCTGGAGGTGGGGTGGTCAGCGGCTGCCTTGAGGACTTATGCTGGCTTAAAGAGAAGGGGAGGCAGGGCCAGGCAGGACCTCAGTGACCCCTCGCCTCCTGCTGTGGCCAGAGCCCAAGTTTATCAAGGTCTTTTGGATCCCGGAGAGTGAGAACCCAGATGATGACAAGATCTACTTCTTCTTCCGTGAGTCGGCGGTGGAGGCCACGCCGGCACTGGGACGCCTGTCTGTGTCCCGCGTTGGCCAGATCTGCAGGGTGAGGCCTTCCTGGGCCACATTCAGAGGTTCTGCCACTGCCCCTTTGCCTGTCAGGGCCTCACCCTCATCCCCTCCTACTGGCCCCTGCAGAACGACGTGGGTGGCCAGCGCAGCCTGGTCAACAAGTGGACAACGTTCCTGAAGGCGCGGCTGGTGTGCTCGGTGCCCGGTGCCGAGGGCGATACGAACTTTGACCAGCTCCGTAAGCGGCAggagtggagggtggggtgggggcagtgaaCACAGGGGCACAGACCCTGGAGCCTGGCTCTGCACCCTCCCCCAACGTGGTCCCTTCCCTACAGAGGACGTGTTCCTGTTGTCCTCGAGAGATCGCTGGACCCCACTGCTCTATGCTGTCTTCTCCACATCCAGGTGAGGTGTGGGAGGCAGTGGGCAGGGTGGCCCAGGCTCCACTGGAGCCCTTCGCTCCACTGACATCTTCACCTGCAGCAGCATCTTCCAGGGTTCTGCCGTGTGCGTGTACAGCATGAATGATGTACGCCGGGCCTTCCTGGGACCCTTTGCACACAAGGAGGGGCCCATGCACCAGTGGGTGTCCTACCAGGGACGTGTCCCCTACCCCCGACCTGGCATGGTGCGTAGCCCAGGGACTGCCTCCACAACCCAGTTAAACCTGCAGGGTGGAGGACTTGGCCTGGGGTCTTCTTGGTGAAtgtgatttcttcctttttttggttttttaatggTTGGGAAAACATCCTCTTCATCAGACAGGGTTCCTCAGGGGAAGGTCATAATTCCCCCTCAGATTGCCAGGGCAGGGCTCTGTCCAATATCCGCCCCCTCATACACACTCCAAGTTCTGGGTGGTCTCCTGTGGAGGGCTGCCCACCCGGCCTTCTTATCCACTTCCTTGTCatgcctcctccccacctcccagtgcCCCAGCAAGACTTTTGGCACCTTCAGTTCCACCAAGGACTTTCCTGATGATGTCATCCAGTTTGCCCGGAACCACCCCCTCATGTACAATTCGGTCCTGCCCATCGGTGGGCGCCCTCTCTTCCAACAAGTGGGCGCCGGGTACACCTTCACCCAGATCACTGCAGACCGTGTCGCAGCTGCTGATGGATACTACGATGTCCTCTTCATTGGCACAGGTCAGGGTCCTGCCATGACCACCCACAAAACCCAGCGCAGACTCTTTGGCCTATTAGTGGAATTTCCCTGTGTTCAGACCCATTTCCATATGTTTCCTGGGGCTGTGTCCCCCATCTCCTTCTGGATGATGCTCTGATTGCTCCAACCCACATTCTTCACCTCTCCAGCCGTGCTGCGGGTAGAGGCATCAGAAGCAAGGAGACCCCTGGCCCTAGCTGTCAGAGGGCACAAGGAGTCACCCCCTCTTCTCATCCCTACAGATGCAGGCACAGTGCTGAAGGTGATCTCCGTCCCCACGGGCGGCTGGCCAAATGCTGAGGGGCTGCTCCTGGAGGAATTACACATGTTTGAGGTGAGGCCTAGCCCCCACTGCCTGGGGGACCCCCAACCCATGGAGCCATGATCCCAGAGCCCCTCCTCCTTCTCAGGACTCAGCTGCTGTCACCAGCATGCAAATCTCCTCTAAGAGGGTAAGTGACCAGAGTGCTTGGGGGTGGAATGGACCCAAAGTGTTCCCAGGTGCCCCCACTCCCATTCTTTTGGTGATGATAAGCCCCAATTTCCATTTCAAGGACAGGCTCTGTGACTTGAGACCCCAGTGTTCCCTTTTGTCAAATGGGGGGAAGGGATCCCTGACCTATGGGAGGTTGGCACTGGGCCTCCCTCAGTCAGCCTGGAGCCTTATTCCCCTAGCACCAACTGTACGTAGCCTCTCGCAGCGGGGTGGCCCAGATCCCGTTGCACCGCTGCGCTGCCCACGGCCGTGCCTGTGCCGAATGCTGCCTGGCACGTGACCCCTACTGTGCCTGGGATGGGGCCAAGTGCACTCGCTTCCAGCCCAGTGCCAAGAGGTGAGCAGGGTCAAGGACGTGCTGCCTGGAGGGAGTCTTTATCCATCCCTGGCTAAAAGACGCACTCACGGAGGCTCTAATGTCCCCGATCCCCAGGCGGTTCCGACGGCAGGACGTAAGGAACGGCGACCCCAGCACACTGTGTTCCGGGGGTGAGTGTCTCAGCTGCTCTCATCCCTCAGCGCTTAAAGACTGCCCCACCCTGTCCTGCTTTGCCTGAATCTGACATTCCCTTTGCCCCCAGACTCATCCCACCCTGTGCTGCTGGAGCAGAAGGTGCTGGGTGTGGAGGGAGGTAGCGCCTTCCTGGAGTGTGAGGCCCGCTCGCTGCAGGCGCACGTGGAGTGGACCTTCCAGCGCGCGGGGGAGTCGGCCTACACTCAGgtgagcctcccccaccccctccccaaacaGGCCCTGTTCCAACCCTAACGTCCAGAAAGTGATTAATGAGGCCCTTGGCCCGCTCCGCACGTCTACATGCGATCCAGCCCCGCCCAGTGAGTCTCAGCCCAATCAGACCCCTAATGCCCAATTGGGGCCCGCACTCGGCATCCAGGTGAGGCCCCATTCCTCTAACTAGGCACCTGACATCCCCGCCCCATCGGAGAGAAGCCCCGCCCTTGCCCCGCCCACTGAACTCTCCGACCCGCCCTCACTTGCAGAtaagccccgcccccacccattCCTTAAAATCCTCGCCTCCCGCTGATCCATCAGCAGGTGCCTGCGGGAGAGCGAGCTGAGCGCACGAGGAGGGGATTGCTGCTGCGCGGGCTGCGGCGTGGGGACTCCGGCTTGTACCTGTGTGCAGCGGTGGAGCAGGGCTTTTCGCAGCCACTGCGTCGCCTAGCGCTGCACGTGCTGAGTGCAGCACAGGCTGAAAGACTGGCCCGGACCGAGGATACTGCGCCAGTCGCCCCGCCGGGCCCCAAGCTCTGGTACCGGGACTTTCTGCAGCTGGTGGAGCCCGGCGGTGGTGGTGCGAACTCCCTGCGAATGTGTCGCCCTCAGCCCGCGCCGCGCCCACAGGTCCCTGAGTCACGGAGAAAGGGCCGCAACCGGAGGACACACGCCCCAGAGCTGCGGGCTGAGCGGGGCCCACGCAGCGCAGCGGACTGGTGACTTGGCCGTCCCCACGCTGGGAACTGGGGAGGAGGctgcaggagggagagggggcCGCACAGACCCTGGGAGACGGCTAGGGGCCCGGCGTTTCCTGGTGGAGGGAAGACACCGACTGACAGGCCCTGGCCAAGGGGCAGCCATGCTGGCTTATTTATTAACAAGAGGATAACCCTTGAATGTAACCCCGATAGGGGCGGCCTAGGCTGGGCACAGGGTCCGGCTGGTCgggaggaggcagagaagcagggTTCCCCGGGTACTTGGGTGGGAGTGGTGCCCGGAATGCCCACCCTGGGGGAAGGACCACCTCTTTGGGCAATGAGCAGAAAGCTGTGAACaggctgggtgggtggggtggggcaggccgACTGTACTAATGCAATAAACACATTTTCAGTCAAAGCTGGAATGGCCCCAGCAGACAATTGCTGGTCTTAGTGTTGCCGACCCAGGTTCTTGGACTCTTTAATCAATAGAAGTTGATAAGAGGCCAGATGAGAAATTCAGGCAAAGGCTTCGTTGGGCTCATGCTGCAGAACAAGGGAGTGAAAATAAGCCACAGGTGCCCAACAAGCAACAGGTGCTCTCGCTTGCTTGCggttgcgggggtgggggaggaggacagGAGGGGTGAGCTGGTTCCTTAAATGGGGTGAGGTAGGGTCAGATCCATGGTTCAGGCAGTAGGAGTGGCTTAGGCGGTCAGCCCACCCCCTTGTGGTGGTGTGGCAGTTGGTTTTTTGGTCTTTTGTTTGGGGGGggggtctttttgtatcttgtttatAATTTGCCCCAACCGCAGGTGTGTATAGTTGCTTTTAGTTGCTTACAGCAGGgttccccaacctccaggcctAGGACTAACACTGatctgtggcctgttaggaaccggACTGCACAGCAGGAAGTGAGCGGAGGGCAAGCCAGTGAACAAAGCTGCTTCTTCTGTGTCTTGCCATTGGTTGCATTACCAGCTGAAaccacccccatccctcccatCTGGTCCCTGGAAAAATCTGTCTTCCAATCCCTGTTGCCCAAATGGTCAGGGGACTGCTGCCTTATAATCTCTTTGTAGTCCCTTGCTCCAGGAGATGTTTGTCCAAGTGAAgtactgcagcaaagggtcccatgTCCCAGCCTGTCTGATTCCCCTCTAGGGAGTTCTACACCCCTTATTCTTAAGGATTAAGGAGTTGAAGGTTTCTTCTGAAACCGCAGATCCTAGCCTACCCTAAAAGTGTAGAAGTCCCTTGCTGACTGCTTTCGGGGACCTGGGTTCCCCTCAGCTGGAATCGGTTGAAATCCTTGAACCATCATGAGCCTTACTTGAAAACTGTTGGGACCTAGAAAACACAAACTTAACCAAAGGGTTAAACAGACAAGGGCCAAAAGGGAGAACAGTAAAAAGCCCCTAGAGCAGGGGTcaccaacctccaggatctaatgccttgacatgagatggagctgatgtaataacagAAAAAAGTTCACAATACATGCAATGTGTTTGAGTCGACCTGAAACCACTCCCCTACCCCGTGcccatggaaaaattatcttccaggaAGCCGGtgcctggtgccagaaaggttggggactgcttcACTTAAGGGTCTAGAAACCAGGATAAGGTTTGAGAGGGCTTCCCTAACTGCTGACCAGGCAGCGGAGGCAACAGCGCCCCTGCCAAAATTGTGAAGCCATTGCTGCTTGGGTGTcttatttctttaacttttctcTTTGCTGTTGCATTGATTTAGGTGCAGCAGGAAGTGTTAGTTACCCCACA
Coding sequences within:
- the SEMA3B gene encoding semaphorin-3B isoform X2 produces the protein MGRAEAAAMIPGLALLWAAGLGGAAPSTPRLRLSFQELQARHGLRTFRLERTCCYEALLLDEERGRLFVGAENHVASLSLDNISKRAKKLAWPARVEWREECNWAGKDIGTECMNFVKLLHAYNHTHLLACGTGAFHPICAFVEVGQRLEEPMLRLDPRRLEDGKGKSPYDPRHRAASVLVGEELYSGVAADLMGRDFTIFRSLGQRPSLRTEPHDSRWLNEPKFIKVFWIPESENPDDDKIYFFFRESAVEATPALGRLSVSRVGQICRNDVGGQRSLVNKWTTFLKARLVCSVPGAEGDTNFDQLQDVFLLSSRDRWTPLLYAVFSTSSIFQGSAVCVYSMNDVRRAFLGPFAHKEGPMHQWVSYQGRVPYPRPGMCPSKTFGTFSSTKDFPDDVIQFARNHPLMYNSVLPIGGRPLFQQVGAGYTFTQITADRVAAADGYYDVLFIGTDAGTVLKVISVPTGGWPNAEGLLLEELHMFEDSAAVTSMQISSKRHQLYVASRSGVAQIPLHRCAAHGRACAECCLARDPYCAWDGAKCTRFQPSAKRRFRRQDVRNGDPSTLCSGDSSHPVLLEQKVLGVEGGSAFLECEARSLQAHVEWTFQRAGESAYTQQVPAGERAERTRRGLLLRGLRRGDSGLYLCAAVEQGFSQPLRRLALHVLSAAQAERLARTEDTAPVAPPGPKLWYRDFLQLVEPGGGGANSLRMCRPQPAPRPQVPESRRKGRNRRTHAPELRAERGPRSAADW
- the SEMA3B gene encoding semaphorin-3B isoform X4, with the translated sequence MGRAEAAAMIPGLALLWAAGLGGAAPSTPRLRLSFQELQARHGLRTFRLERTCCYEALLLDEERGRLFVGAENHVASLSLDNISKRAKKLAWPARVEWREECNWAGKDIGTECMNFVKLLHAYNHTHLLACGTGAFHPICAFVEVGQRLEEPMLRLDPRRLEDGKGKSPYDPRHRAASVLVGEELYSGVAADLMGRDFTIFRSLGQRPSLRTEPHDSRWLNEPKFIKVFWIPESENPDDDKIYFFFRESAVEATPALGRLSVSRVGQICRNDVGGQRSLVNKWTTFLKARLVCSVPGAEGDTNFDQLQDVFLLSSRDRWTPLLYAVFSTSSIFQGSAVCVYSMNDVRRAFLGPFAHKEGPMHQWVSYQGRVPYPRPGMCPSKTFGTFSSTKDFPDDVIQFARNHPLMYNSVLPIGGRPLFQQVGAGYTFTQITADRVAAADGYYDVLFIGTDAGTVLKVISVPTGGWPNAEGLLLEELHMFEDSAAVTSMQISSKRHQLYVASRSGVAQIPLHRCAAHGRACAECCLARDPYCAWDGAKCTRFQPSAKRRFRRQDVRNGDPSTLCSGDSSHPVLLEQKVLGVEGGSAFLECEARSLQAHVEWTFQRAGESAYTQVPAGERAERTRRGLLLRGLRRGDSGLYLCAAVEQGFSQPLRRLALHVLSAAQAERLARTEDTAPVAPPGPKLWYRDFLQLVEPGGGGANSLRMCRPQPAPRPQVPESRRKGRNRRTHAPELRAERGPRSAADW
- the SEMA3B gene encoding semaphorin-3B isoform X1; amino-acid sequence: MGRAEAAAMIPGLALLWAAGLGGAAPSTPRLRLSFQELQARHGLRTFRLERTCCYEALLLDEERGRLFVGAENHVASLSLDNISKRAKKLAWPARVEWREECNWAGKDIGTECMNFVKLLHAYNHTHLLACGTGAFHPICAFVEVGQRLEEPMLRLDPRRLEDGKGKSPYDPRHRAASVLVGEELYSGVAADLMGRDFTIFRSLGQRPSLRTEPHDSRWLNEPKFIKVFWIPESENPDDDKIYFFFRESAVEATPALGRLSVSRVGQICRNDVGGQRSLVNKWTTFLKARLVCSVPGAEGDTNFDQLQDVFLLSSRDRWTPLLYAVFSTSSSIFQGSAVCVYSMNDVRRAFLGPFAHKEGPMHQWVSYQGRVPYPRPGMCPSKTFGTFSSTKDFPDDVIQFARNHPLMYNSVLPIGGRPLFQQVGAGYTFTQITADRVAAADGYYDVLFIGTDAGTVLKVISVPTGGWPNAEGLLLEELHMFEDSAAVTSMQISSKRHQLYVASRSGVAQIPLHRCAAHGRACAECCLARDPYCAWDGAKCTRFQPSAKRRFRRQDVRNGDPSTLCSGDSSHPVLLEQKVLGVEGGSAFLECEARSLQAHVEWTFQRAGESAYTQQVPAGERAERTRRGLLLRGLRRGDSGLYLCAAVEQGFSQPLRRLALHVLSAAQAERLARTEDTAPVAPPGPKLWYRDFLQLVEPGGGGANSLRMCRPQPAPRPQVPESRRKGRNRRTHAPELRAERGPRSAADW
- the SEMA3B gene encoding semaphorin-3B isoform X3 is translated as MGRAEAAAMIPGLALLWAAGLGGAAPSTPRLRLSFQELQARHGLRTFRLERTCCYEALLLDEERGRLFVGAENHVASLSLDNISKRAKKLAWPARVEWREECNWAGKDIGTECMNFVKLLHAYNHTHLLACGTGAFHPICAFVEVGQRLEEPMLRLDPRRLEDGKGKSPYDPRHRAASVLVGEELYSGVAADLMGRDFTIFRSLGQRPSLRTEPHDSRWLNEPKFIKVFWIPESENPDDDKIYFFFRESAVEATPALGRLSVSRVGQICRNDVGGQRSLVNKWTTFLKARLVCSVPGAEGDTNFDQLQDVFLLSSRDRWTPLLYAVFSTSSSIFQGSAVCVYSMNDVRRAFLGPFAHKEGPMHQWVSYQGRVPYPRPGMCPSKTFGTFSSTKDFPDDVIQFARNHPLMYNSVLPIGGRPLFQQVGAGYTFTQITADRVAAADGYYDVLFIGTDAGTVLKVISVPTGGWPNAEGLLLEELHMFEDSAAVTSMQISSKRHQLYVASRSGVAQIPLHRCAAHGRACAECCLARDPYCAWDGAKCTRFQPSAKRRFRRQDVRNGDPSTLCSGDSSHPVLLEQKVLGVEGGSAFLECEARSLQAHVEWTFQRAGESAYTQVPAGERAERTRRGLLLRGLRRGDSGLYLCAAVEQGFSQPLRRLALHVLSAAQAERLARTEDTAPVAPPGPKLWYRDFLQLVEPGGGGANSLRMCRPQPAPRPQVPESRRKGRNRRTHAPELRAERGPRSAADW
- the SEMA3B gene encoding semaphorin-3B isoform X5, with the translated sequence MNFVKLLHAYNHTHLLACGTGAFHPICAFVEVGQRLEEPMLRLDPRRLEDGKGKSPYDPRHRAASVLVGEELYSGVAADLMGRDFTIFRSLGQRPSLRTEPHDSRWLNEPKFIKVFWIPESENPDDDKIYFFFRESAVEATPALGRLSVSRVGQICRNDVGGQRSLVNKWTTFLKARLVCSVPGAEGDTNFDQLQDVFLLSSRDRWTPLLYAVFSTSSSIFQGSAVCVYSMNDVRRAFLGPFAHKEGPMHQWVSYQGRVPYPRPGMCPSKTFGTFSSTKDFPDDVIQFARNHPLMYNSVLPIGGRPLFQQVGAGYTFTQITADRVAAADGYYDVLFIGTDAGTVLKVISVPTGGWPNAEGLLLEELHMFEDSAAVTSMQISSKRHQLYVASRSGVAQIPLHRCAAHGRACAECCLARDPYCAWDGAKCTRFQPSAKRRFRRQDVRNGDPSTLCSGDSSHPVLLEQKVLGVEGGSAFLECEARSLQAHVEWTFQRAGESAYTQQVPAGERAERTRRGLLLRGLRRGDSGLYLCAAVEQGFSQPLRRLALHVLSAAQAERLARTEDTAPVAPPGPKLWYRDFLQLVEPGGGGANSLRMCRPQPAPRPQVPESRRKGRNRRTHAPELRAERGPRSAADW